The following coding sequences lie in one Lolium perenne isolate Kyuss_39 chromosome 2, Kyuss_2.0, whole genome shotgun sequence genomic window:
- the LOC127333774 gene encoding uncharacterized protein has product MPATPTIIGALLGLGTQMYSNALRKLPYMRHPWEHVLGMGLGVVFVNQLVKWDEKLKQDLDKMLERAKQANEQRYFDEDDD; this is encoded by the exons ATGCCGGCGACGCCGACCATCATCGGTGCCCTGCTGGGGCTGGGCACCCAGATGTACTCCAACGCCCTCCGCAAGCTTCCCTACATGCGCC ATCCCTGGGAACATGTACTGGGAATGGGCCTGGGTGTAGTGTTTGTTAACCAACTGGTGAAGTGGGATGAGAAGCTCAAGCAGGACCTTGACAAGATGCTTGAGCGTGCAAAACAAGCCAACGAGCAGCGCTACTTTG